A section of the Candidatus Cloacimonadota bacterium genome encodes:
- a CDS encoding FAD-binding oxidoreductase, producing the protein MKKNYDVIIIGAGSVGVPIALSLAEEKFSVLVIDKLPSPGQGQNKKAIGGIRATHSDKAKIHISLESIEIFSAWKAKYGDDIEWQANGYSFPAYTDEHEKMLKDLLKIQKNFGLNIDWISSDEYLELVPGICKENLHGSTFSPEDGSASPLLSLNAFYFKSKEFGAEYHFNEEVISTKNENSKISSIVTNRGEYNCEILINAAGNNAKEIGEMAGVKIPVQPDSHEGGITEPVQRFFKPMVVDLRPGLDSQNYYFYQNTEGQVVFCITPEPPIEGTDSRSTSVYLPQVSRRMIELFPKLKNIKVRRTWRGQYPATPDGFPIIGKTEIEGFVLAVGMCGQGFMLGPGIGKLIARLMTNNLSKDDNDNLNSLNLYRNFGEEEKFK; encoded by the coding sequence ATGAAAAAAAATTATGATGTAATTATTATTGGTGCAGGCTCAGTTGGTGTTCCAATAGCACTATCCCTGGCTGAGGAGAAATTTAGTGTTTTAGTTATTGATAAATTACCTTCACCTGGACAGGGACAGAATAAAAAGGCAATTGGTGGAATTCGTGCCACTCATTCTGATAAAGCAAAAATTCATATCTCTTTGGAATCTATTGAGATTTTTTCTGCATGGAAAGCGAAATATGGCGATGACATAGAGTGGCAGGCAAATGGATATTCCTTTCCTGCTTATACGGATGAGCATGAGAAAATGCTTAAAGACCTTCTCAAAATACAAAAAAATTTTGGCTTGAATATAGATTGGATTTCTTCTGATGAATATTTAGAATTAGTGCCAGGAATCTGTAAAGAAAATCTACACGGTTCAACCTTTTCACCAGAAGATGGAAGTGCATCACCACTTTTATCTTTGAATGCTTTTTATTTCAAAAGCAAAGAATTTGGTGCTGAATATCATTTTAATGAAGAGGTTATTAGCACTAAAAATGAAAATAGTAAAATTAGCAGTATTGTGACAAATAGGGGAGAGTACAATTGCGAAATATTAATAAATGCTGCTGGAAATAACGCTAAAGAAATTGGCGAAATGGCTGGCGTAAAAATTCCAGTTCAACCCGATAGTCATGAAGGAGGCATTACTGAGCCTGTACAAAGATTTTTTAAACCAATGGTTGTAGATTTGCGACCGGGTCTGGATTCCCAGAATTATTACTTTTATCAAAATACAGAAGGACAGGTTGTTTTTTGTATCACTCCAGAGCCACCAATTGAAGGAACAGACAGCCGTTCTACATCAGTTTATCTGCCACAGGTATCCAGACGAATGATTGAATTATTTCCAAAATTAAAGAATATAAAAGTAAGACGAACCTGGCGAGGACAATATCCCGCAACACCAGACGGATTTCCAATTATTGGTAAAACAGAAATAGAAGGTTTTGTCCTTGCTGTAGGAATGTGTGGTCAGGGATTTATGCTTGGTCCTGGAATTGGTAAATTAATTGCAAGGTTAATGACAAACAATCTTTCAAAAGATGATAATGATAATTTAAATTCATTAAATTTATACAGAAATTTTGGTGAAGAAGAGAAGTTTAAATAA
- a CDS encoding clostripain-related cysteine peptidase, with the protein MKSVWIFICLFFIFLSSLLFAAPEWTVLVYMAADNTLFNAASDDINEMESVNYSDSVKIIVQVDPKDEQSSHFNFSTARRYLITYDENPNSIGSILLNDLGEINSANPDEISDFANWGFSTYPSKKRMLILWDHGNGWRKDDEGTKYVCSDTQAGSNISVANGELNQAISNINYHLNILAFDACLMQMPEVIGEVYEYCDFVIGSEEEVPEDGLYYGDSIYPQCGIFNFLAENPTCSPIDFSSKIVEQYINSYLLGYQIGGNISMSAINTSYFNEFQNGLANFTKNFSDTLYNDIYCEIFTNIDSDYIFNSSIDIYQFFSELKNYEEFQEPSNEMLSAIDSMIVHSIAVYNNEIVSDIGRMSIYFPQSSIRFFSNWLDRGYYQLSFVQVTRWDRFLNFYLDDDNQAPFITNFSIISQKNLVQFLWHAIDPSFIKYTIQYNPGHDSLYIPIHDSTYIYSQNYITTLPSGTYNFILTAIDEFENKSCVWKTAIISDESVFKFFPNPYLVSNAEAGKFIFSTVNSGKAEIFIYNFGGELVQKLECSCEKYSTCLIEFVEVNIASGIYFCLLKTGSRTDVLKLAIIR; encoded by the coding sequence ATGAAATCGGTTTGGATATTTATTTGTTTATTTTTTATCTTCCTTTCATCTCTGCTTTTCGCAGCTCCTGAATGGACTGTCCTTGTCTATATGGCGGCGGACAATACCCTTTTTAATGCTGCTTCTGATGATATAAACGAAATGGAGAGCGTTAACTATTCCGATTCAGTTAAAATAATAGTTCAAGTTGACCCAAAAGACGAACAATCATCACATTTTAATTTTTCTACTGCCAGAAGGTATCTCATTACTTATGATGAAAACCCAAATTCAATAGGTTCAATACTATTGAACGATTTAGGAGAAATAAATTCTGCAAACCCGGATGAAATCTCAGACTTTGCCAATTGGGGATTTTCCACCTATCCATCTAAAAAAAGAATGCTAATTCTCTGGGACCATGGAAATGGTTGGCGAAAAGATGATGAAGGCACAAAATATGTCTGCAGCGATACCCAAGCTGGAAGCAATATTAGTGTGGCAAATGGAGAGTTGAATCAAGCAATTTCCAATATAAATTATCATCTTAATATTCTTGCTTTTGACGCCTGCCTTATGCAAATGCCAGAAGTAATTGGAGAGGTTTACGAGTATTGCGATTTTGTAATTGGCTCAGAAGAAGAGGTGCCGGAAGACGGATTATACTATGGAGACAGTATTTATCCGCAATGTGGAATTTTCAACTTTCTTGCCGAGAACCCGACTTGCTCTCCTATAGATTTCTCATCCAAAATTGTAGAGCAATATATTAATTCTTATTTATTAGGATACCAAATTGGTGGAAATATTTCAATGTCTGCTATTAATACTTCGTATTTCAACGAATTTCAAAATGGATTAGCAAATTTTACAAAAAACTTTTCCGATACCCTTTACAATGATATTTATTGTGAAATTTTCACTAATATTGATAGTGATTATATCTTCAACAGTTCAATTGATATATATCAATTTTTTTCAGAACTCAAAAATTATGAAGAATTTCAGGAACCTTCTAACGAAATGTTATCTGCTATTGATTCCATGATTGTTCATTCTATCGCAGTATATAATAACGAAATTGTATCAGACATTGGCAGAATGTCAATTTATTTTCCACAATCTTCAATTAGATTTTTTAGCAATTGGCTAGACCGAGGATATTATCAACTCTCTTTCGTGCAAGTAACTCGCTGGGATAGATTTCTAAACTTTTACCTTGATGACGACAATCAAGCTCCGTTTATTACAAATTTTTCAATCATATCGCAAAAAAATTTAGTCCAATTTTTATGGCACGCAATTGACCCATCGTTTATAAAGTACACAATCCAATATAATCCTGGTCATGATAGTTTATATATACCGATTCATGATTCAACTTATATTTATTCTCAAAATTACATAACAACCTTACCTTCAGGAACTTATAATTTTATATTAACAGCAATAGATGAATTTGAAAATAAATCTTGTGTTTGGAAAACTGCAATTATTTCAGATGAATCTGTTTTCAAATTCTTTCCTAATCCTTATCTTGTAAGTAATGCTGAAGCCGGAAAATTTATCTTTTCAACAGTTAATTCCGGAAAAGCAGAAATTTTTATCTATAATTTTGGCGGTGAACTTGTGCAAAAATTAGAATGCTCTTGTGAAAAATATTCAACCTGCTTGATAGAATTTGTAGAAGTAAATATTGCTTCTGGAATATACTTCTGTCTGCTTAAAACTGGCAGTAGAACTGATGTTCTAAAATTAGCAATAATACGATAA
- a CDS encoding glycosyltransferase family 9 protein, translating to MSKLNRANKKANIFQTLKLFFLLFEHSCVFAGKTTGGIGDALMTTAQIRLIKNRFPQKKIVVETKYPELFVNNPYVYFAVNKHIMKTKRHIKRYYIIDSNHREHILKQVIKSTGLEVKKFDLQLDLFFSGEEIRWQKENLNFQYISICPSGKQDFCANRKEWGIDNFQKVVNIFSDMKFVQIGGRETPLLENVIDKRGLPIRKSAGIIKQSLFFLGLEGGLMHLAYAVHTPAIIIYGGFILPESSAYPENITIYNKVDCSPCYISYQRMTDCPSMKCMKGISPEFVIGKITEMLERV from the coding sequence ATGAGTAAATTAAATAGAGCAAATAAAAAAGCCAACATTTTTCAAACATTAAAGCTTTTCTTTCTTTTATTTGAACATTCCTGTGTTTTTGCGGGTAAAACTACAGGGGGAATTGGCGATGCTCTTATGACCACTGCTCAAATTAGATTGATAAAAAACAGATTTCCACAAAAGAAAATTGTGGTTGAGACAAAATATCCAGAACTTTTTGTTAATAATCCTTATGTTTATTTTGCTGTAAACAAGCATATTATGAAAACAAAAAGACACATTAAAAGATACTACATTATTGATTCCAATCATCGTGAACATATTCTTAAGCAGGTTATAAAAAGTACAGGCTTGGAAGTTAAAAAATTTGATTTGCAGTTAGACCTATTTTTTTCTGGGGAAGAGATAAGATGGCAAAAAGAAAACCTTAATTTTCAATACATTTCAATTTGCCCATCTGGGAAGCAGGACTTCTGTGCTAACAGAAAAGAATGGGGTATTGATAATTTTCAGAAAGTTGTAAATATTTTCTCAGATATGAAATTTGTTCAAATTGGCGGCAGAGAAACCCCTCTTTTAGAAAATGTGATAGATAAACGAGGATTACCAATTCGTAAAAGTGCTGGAATCATTAAGCAAAGCTTATTCTTTCTTGGCTTGGAGGGTGGACTTATGCACCTTGCATATGCTGTTCATACACCTGCTATTATAATTTATGGAGGATTTATTTTGCCAGAAAGTTCTGCTTATCCAGAAAATATTACTATTTACAACAAAGTTGACTGCTCTCCTTGTTATATTTCGTATCAAAGAATGACAGATTGCCCAAGTATGAAATGTATGAAAGGCATCTCTCCTGAATTTGTTATTGGAAAAATTACTGAGATGCTGGAGAGAGTCTAA
- a CDS encoding polysaccharide pyruvyl transferase family protein, translated as MGFSNKYADAVIVGGSDNYKNWSLRINGKEIQKLHPPLFLVGLGIASNNLNEPPLIEKKKYLEDICKTNKKALVSTLRDDATLDFLKSIGVTKAILTGCPSLYLDENKKMHFNDDSNIILTFPFPVNRKKLSQRYKKLYTIISQIMKYFNNKKIVISCHDDRDVPIASELFRQNQIFFSNYVDDYYKLYRQATMVVGSRLHGTLLSASVGTPFLNINVDLRGQSFTRTFSLENWNLDYNENNIHEKIVTRIEKVFSGDLSPFDNFLKVKNKMKEVFDESMKKIADEINYRISNE; from the coding sequence ATTGGGTTTAGTAATAAATATGCGGATGCAGTAATTGTTGGAGGAAGCGATAATTATAAAAACTGGTCATTAAGAATTAATGGAAAAGAGATTCAAAAATTACATCCACCTTTATTTCTTGTAGGGCTTGGTATCGCATCTAATAATTTAAATGAGCCACCTTTAATAGAAAAGAAAAAATATTTAGAAGACATCTGTAAAACTAACAAAAAAGCTTTGGTTTCTACGCTCCGAGATGATGCAACATTAGACTTTCTAAAATCCATTGGAGTCACAAAAGCTATTCTGACTGGATGCCCATCCCTTTATTTAGACGAGAATAAAAAAATGCATTTCAACGACGACTCAAATATCATACTTACTTTTCCTTTTCCAGTAAATAGAAAGAAACTTTCTCAACGGTATAAAAAATTATATACGATTATCAGCCAAATTATGAAATATTTTAATAATAAGAAAATCGTAATCTCCTGCCATGATGACAGAGATGTACCCATTGCTTCCGAGTTATTCCGCCAAAATCAGATTTTTTTCTCCAACTATGTTGATGATTACTATAAATTATATAGACAAGCAACTATGGTTGTGGGTTCACGACTTCATGGCACACTTTTATCTGCATCGGTGGGCACCCCCTTTCTAAACATAAATGTTGACTTAAGAGGTCAGTCATTCACAAGAACATTCTCTTTAGAAAATTGGAATCTGGATTATAATGAAAACAATATCCATGAAAAAATTGTCACAAGAATTGAAAAAGTCTTTTCTGGTGACTTATCCCCGTTTGATAACTTCCTGAAAGTTAAAAACAAAATGAAAGAAGTTTTTGATGAATCAATGAAAAAGATAGCCGATGAGATAAACTACAGAATTTCAAATGAGTAA
- a CDS encoding FAD-dependent oxidoreductase — translation MKRIKYHPILEIKEKKEIPFYWNGKKLFAYEGEMIASALIANGIYVFGHHPKDDSPQGIFCANGQCAQCAVIANGLPVKSCMTSVQKNMIVQSCEGLPKLPDITEPPIFESIKEIETEVLIIGGGPSGLSAAIELSKHNVPLILVDDKSELGGKLVLQTHKFFGSIKDCYAGTRGIEIAKILAKELKNYHSAKVWTDSIVLFIFSDQKVGILRDNKYFLIAPKVILNATGAREKMLAFPGNTLPGVYGAGAFQTLVNRDLVLPSERIFIIGGGNVGLIAGYHAFQAGIAVVGLAEALPQCGGYKVHEDKLKRLGVPIYTSHTIISANGKDRVESVTIAKVNKDFNYLVGTEKTIECDTILIAVGLDSINEFQKEAEEANMSVYSTGDAKEIAEASSAMFNGKIAGIKIAKKLGKCKIDIPDEWTRKAEILKSPPGKIHPYIIPKKESGVFPVLHCIQEIPCNPCISVCPLNSIKIEGDGLLGIPKFKGECSGCGQCLTICPALAITLVDYRKDKEYPRVSIPYEVQNHPIKIGDQIKAVDIEGNLLGNLEVVKIRNTKTKTQIIQVKSQKSIAKRIAGIRIQDLEISKPLEKPIIPKIDDDVIVCRCERVTAGEIRKWIRKGVTDMNQLKQITRAGMGACGSKTCESLILKMYIEEGYSLAQIMRNTKRPLFIEVPLGTFSNME, via the coding sequence ATGAAACGGATAAAATATCACCCGATTTTAGAGATAAAAGAAAAGAAGGAAATCCCATTTTACTGGAATGGCAAGAAACTTTTTGCCTATGAAGGTGAGATGATTGCCTCTGCCTTAATAGCAAACGGTATTTATGTTTTTGGCCATCATCCAAAAGATGATAGTCCGCAGGGAATATTTTGTGCAAATGGACAATGTGCTCAATGCGCTGTTATTGCAAATGGACTTCCTGTGAAATCTTGTATGACCTCAGTTCAAAAAAATATGATTGTGCAAAGTTGTGAAGGATTACCCAAGTTACCTGATATTACCGAACCCCCAATATTTGAATCTATTAAAGAGATAGAAACTGAGGTTTTAATTATTGGTGGTGGACCTTCTGGACTATCTGCTGCGATAGAGCTGTCAAAACATAATGTACCATTAATTCTTGTTGATGACAAATCAGAATTGGGCGGGAAACTTGTTTTACAGACTCACAAATTTTTTGGGTCAATAAAAGATTGTTATGCAGGAACACGAGGGATTGAAATCGCTAAGATTTTAGCTAAAGAATTAAAGAATTATCATTCTGCAAAAGTGTGGACAGATAGTATCGTTCTGTTTATATTTAGTGACCAAAAAGTTGGAATTCTAAGAGATAATAAATATTTTCTTATAGCACCGAAAGTAATATTAAATGCTACTGGGGCAAGAGAAAAAATGCTGGCATTTCCAGGAAACACTTTGCCCGGAGTTTATGGTGCTGGTGCTTTTCAAACTTTAGTTAATCGTGATTTAGTTTTGCCATCTGAAAGGATATTCATAATCGGTGGGGGAAATGTTGGACTGATTGCAGGCTATCATGCCTTCCAAGCAGGAATCGCGGTAGTGGGATTAGCAGAAGCTTTACCACAATGTGGTGGTTACAAAGTTCACGAAGATAAATTAAAGCGTTTAGGTGTACCCATTTACACATCCCATACCATAATTTCTGCAAATGGCAAAGATAGAGTTGAGTCTGTTACCATTGCCAAAGTTAATAAGGATTTTAATTATTTGGTAGGAACTGAAAAGACAATAGAATGTGATACAATTCTTATTGCAGTTGGTTTGGATTCTATTAATGAGTTTCAGAAAGAAGCTGAAGAAGCCAACATGTCTGTTTATTCAACAGGCGATGCAAAAGAGATTGCAGAAGCATCTTCAGCTATGTTCAATGGAAAAATAGCAGGCATAAAAATTGCTAAAAAGTTAGGCAAATGTAAAATAGATATTCCGGACGAGTGGACCAGGAAAGCAGAGATTTTAAAAAGTCCGCCTGGGAAAATTCATCCATATATAATTCCTAAAAAAGAATCTGGAGTATTTCCAGTATTACATTGTATTCAAGAAATTCCTTGTAATCCCTGTATCTCTGTGTGTCCATTAAATTCTATAAAAATTGAAGGTGATGGCTTACTGGGTATTCCAAAATTTAAAGGAGAATGTTCAGGATGTGGACAATGTCTTACAATTTGTCCTGCTCTTGCCATAACATTAGTAGATTATCGTAAAGATAAAGAATATCCCAGGGTGTCAATTCCTTATGAAGTTCAGAATCATCCAATAAAAATTGGAGACCAAATAAAAGCCGTTGATATAGAGGGTAATTTATTAGGCAATCTTGAAGTTGTAAAAATTCGGAATACAAAAACAAAAACTCAGATTATTCAAGTGAAATCGCAAAAAAGTATAGCTAAAAGAATTGCTGGAATAAGAATTCAAGATTTAGAGATTTCAAAGCCATTGGAAAAACCGATAATTCCCAAGATTGATGATGATGTGATTGTATGCCGTTGTGAACGAGTTACTGCTGGGGAGATTCGCAAATGGATAAGAAAGGGTGTAACAGATATGAATCAGCTGAAGCAGATAACGCGTGCCGGAATGGGAGCTTGCGGCTCAAAGACCTGCGAAAGTCTTATTCTAAAAATGTATATAGAAGAAGGTTATAGTTTGGCTCAGATTATGAGAAACACAAAGAGACCTTTATTTATTGAGGTTCCACTTGGAACTTTTTCAAATATGGAATAG
- a CDS encoding glycosyltransferase, producing MKIIYLNKIKFPSNMPATVFSTFNAYAFAQNGVETYFIARKNIIGTPKKVLEQYFDVKQLPNFHIKLFSAKFSRYESNEFLYLRAISWIVKKHRSLNFDYIITRDPAFLPYLFLLKILTRIKIVYQSHNFYVDLKKRPDLNPANRIKHHILERLFIPFLDGMLTLQEPQKELYQQYFKIPIFAGHPGLIKIQNTPIDRFIKKQIAYIGSFQAFKGVELAVNAFAKVRKKDWQLLLIGGRDDKEILFAKKLLKKYGIENQSKITGWLSYLELKKYLSKVSVGILPLRDTFYNRYLTAPSKLFDYLSFGIPIIASNLPSIRDFTTNGRDGYLVAADSVNEFSNAMKKILQDRQKYEKLSENVYKTAERFLWEKCGKKVINFLEKL from the coding sequence ATGAAAATAATTTATCTGAATAAAATAAAATTCCCCTCAAATATGCCAGCAACTGTATTTTCAACTTTCAATGCTTATGCCTTTGCACAAAATGGAGTTGAAACTTATTTTATTGCCCGCAAAAATATCATCGGAACTCCTAAAAAAGTATTAGAACAATATTTTGATGTAAAGCAACTTCCCAATTTTCATATTAAACTTTTCTCAGCAAAATTTTCCAGATATGAATCCAACGAGTTTTTGTACTTAAGAGCGATAAGTTGGATTGTCAAAAAACATAGAAGTCTGAATTTTGATTATATAATAACTCGGGACCCGGCATTTTTGCCATACCTCTTTTTACTAAAAATACTAACAAGAATAAAAATTGTATATCAATCACATAACTTTTATGTTGATTTAAAAAAGAGACCTGATCTGAATCCAGCCAATAGGATTAAACATCATATTTTGGAAAGATTATTTATACCATTTTTGGATGGAATGCTAACTTTACAAGAACCACAGAAAGAACTCTATCAGCAATATTTCAAGATACCAATATTTGCTGGACATCCGGGACTTATTAAGATTCAAAATACTCCTATAGATAGATTTATAAAAAAGCAGATAGCATATATTGGAAGTTTTCAAGCTTTTAAAGGAGTAGAATTGGCAGTAAATGCTTTTGCAAAAGTGAGAAAAAAAGATTGGCAACTTCTCCTAATTGGTGGAAGAGATGATAAAGAAATACTGTTTGCAAAGAAATTATTAAAAAAATATGGGATAGAAAATCAGAGTAAAATTACTGGCTGGCTTAGTTATCTTGAATTAAAGAAATATCTTTCTAAGGTTTCAGTTGGTATTTTGCCCTTAAGAGACACTTTTTACAACAGATATTTAACAGCACCTTCCAAACTATTTGACTATCTTTCATTTGGAATACCGATAATTGCTTCAAACCTTCCATCAATTCGTGATTTCACAACAAATGGTAGAGACGGCTATCTTGTTGCAGCTGATTCTGTTAATGAATTCTCCAATGCAATGAAGAAAATATTACAAGATAGACAGAAATATGAAAAACTTTCTGAAAATGTTTACAAAACTGCAGAAAGATTCTTATGGGAAAAATGCGGAAAAAAAGTAATTAATTTTTTGGAAAAATTATAA